A single window of Aythya fuligula isolate bAytFul2 chromosome Z, bAytFul2.pri, whole genome shotgun sequence DNA harbors:
- the F2RL1 gene encoding proteinase-activated receptor 2, producing the protein MAGRRGLCLLLLLLQLLLLSALLEAVTPSVKSVTAKPKGRSFVGQKVTNANNASGESYKVDDFAAKVLTGKLTTVFLPIVYVIVFIIGLPSNAMAIWVFFFRTKKKHPAVIYMVNLAFADLLFVVWFPLKIAYHVNGNNWLFGEGLCKVLVGFFYGNMYCSILFMTCLSVQRYWVVVNPIVNSRKKSEIALGISLAIWILILLGTIPLYLVNQTVYISDLNITTCHDVLPENVLANDMFNYVLSLAIGLFLIPALVTAVAYILMIKTLNASISDISNGKKRKRAIKLIIVVLSMYLICFTPSNVLLIVHYLLLKKYSQSHLYASYITALCLSTLNSCIDPFIYYYISKDFRGNLRYALLCRSVRTTRRMQVSLSSNRHTKKSISYSSNSNGTTESTY; encoded by the coding sequence tgaaaagTGTAACCGCCAAGCCAAAAGGAAGAAGTTTTGTGGGCCAGAAAGttacaaatgcaaataatgcCTCTGGGGAGTCCTACAAAGTGGATGACTTTGCAGCAAAAGTTCTTACAGGAAAGCTGACCACAGTTTTCCTTCCCATTGTGTATGTCATTGTCTTTATCATTGGTTTGCCAAGCAATGCCATGGCCATTTGggtcttttttttcagaacaaagaagaaacatcCTGCTGTGATTTATATGGTTAACTTGGCATTCGCAGACCTTCTCTTTGTTGTATGGTTCCCACTGAAGATTGCATACCATGTAAATGGCAATAACTGGCTATTCGGTGAAGGTCTCTGCAAAGTGCTTGTTGGATTTTTCTATGGAAATATGTACTGCTCCATTCTTTTTATGACATGTCTCAGTGTGCAAAGGTATTGGGTTGTAGTGAACCCCATAGTGAACTCAAGAAAGAAGTCTGAAATTGCTCTGGGCATCTCCCTTGCTATCTGGATACTGATTTTGCTGGGCACCATTCCATTGTATCTTGTTAATCAGACAGTATATATTTCAGATCTTAACATCACTACCTGCCATGATGTGTTGCCTGAAAACGTTTTGGCTAACGACATGTTCAATTACGTTCTCTCACTTGCAATTGGACTCTTTCTAATCCCAGCTCTTGTCACTGCTGTTGCTTACATACTAATGATTAAGACTCTGAATGCTTCCATCTCAGATATAAGCAATGGGAAGAAACGAAAAAGAGCAATCAAGCTCATTATTGTTGTCCTGTCAATGTACCTCATCTGTTTTACACCTAGCAATGTGCTGCTTATTGTGCACTATTTACTCCTCAAAAAATACAGCCAAAGCCATCTGTATGCATCATACATAACTGCACTGTGTCTTTCTACTCTGAACAGTTGTATCGATCCATTCATCTATTATTATATTTCAAAGGACTTCAGAGGCAATCTTAGATATGCTCTTCTTTGCCGAAGTGTGCGAACTACGCGGAGGATGCAAGTTTCTCTCTCATCAAATAGACACACCAAGAAATCCATTTCTTACTCTTCAAACTCAAATGGTACCACTGAATCAACCTACTGA